The Thiothrix subterranea genome has a segment encoding these proteins:
- a CDS encoding SpoVR family protein translates to MTDRYISTSSEWTFATIEAYDREIARIARDKFKLDTYPNQIEMIRSDQMMDAYASIGMPVFYNHWSYGKHFVNVEQNYSRGRMGLAYEIVINSNPCIAYLMEENTMTMQALVIAHACYGHNSFFKGNYLFRTWTDAEAIIDYLMFAKKYISECEERHGVEQVETLLDSCHALMNYGVDRYKRPAPISAAEEQNRQKERELYIQQHLNDLWRTLPHRGRERDEEKVVRNFPQDPQENLLYFIEKNSPSLEIWQREIIRIVRKVAQYFYPQRQTQVMNEGWATFWHYTILNEMYDEGLVNDGFMMEFLTSHTNVVMQPGFDSPYYSGINPYALGFAMMTDIRRICEHPTDEDRQWFPDIAGSDWLSTLDNVMRNYRDESFILQFLSPKVIRDFHLFALEDDDRKNTIDVAAIHNDEGYRRVREMLSLQYNLSQQEPDIQIYKVNVRGDRSLTLQHVLNDRRPLNNDVNEMLRHVHQLWGYDVDLHSVEPNGRTVRSFHLVGEHY, encoded by the coding sequence ATGACTGACCGTTATATTTCCACCAGTTCAGAATGGACATTCGCGACCATCGAAGCTTATGACCGCGAAATTGCCCGCATTGCCCGCGATAAATTCAAATTGGATACGTACCCGAATCAGATTGAAATGATTCGTTCGGATCAGATGATGGATGCGTATGCGTCTATTGGGATGCCGGTTTTCTATAACCATTGGTCGTATGGTAAGCATTTTGTCAATGTGGAGCAAAACTACAGTCGGGGGCGCATGGGCTTGGCGTATGAAATCGTCATTAATTCCAACCCGTGTATTGCGTATTTAATGGAAGAAAATACCATGACCATGCAGGCGTTAGTGATTGCGCACGCTTGTTATGGGCATAACTCTTTCTTCAAAGGCAATTATTTGTTCCGCACGTGGACGGATGCTGAAGCGATTATTGATTATTTAATGTTCGCAAAAAAATACATCAGTGAGTGCGAAGAGCGCCACGGTGTGGAGCAGGTCGAGACCTTGCTGGATTCTTGCCATGCACTGATGAATTACGGGGTAGACCGTTACAAACGTCCCGCGCCGATTTCAGCAGCAGAAGAGCAAAACCGCCAAAAAGAACGCGAATTGTATATTCAGCAACACCTCAATGATTTGTGGCGTACTTTGCCACATCGCGGACGGGAACGCGATGAAGAGAAAGTAGTCAGGAATTTCCCACAAGATCCGCAAGAAAACCTGTTGTATTTCATTGAGAAAAATTCGCCGTCATTGGAGATTTGGCAGCGTGAAATTATCCGTATCGTGCGCAAAGTCGCGCAATATTTCTACCCACAACGTCAAACGCAAGTGATGAATGAAGGCTGGGCGACTTTCTGGCATTACACCATTCTCAATGAAATGTATGACGAAGGGCTGGTGAATGACGGTTTCATGATGGAGTTTTTGACCTCGCATACCAATGTGGTGATGCAACCCGGTTTTGATAGCCCGTATTACAGTGGGATTAATCCTTACGCACTGGGTTTCGCGATGATGACGGATATTCGGCGTATTTGTGAACACCCGACGGACGAAGATAGGCAATGGTTTCCTGATATTGCAGGCAGTGATTGGCTCAGCACCTTGGATAATGTGATGCGCAATTACCGTGATGAAAGTTTTATCCTGCAATTTTTATCGCCGAAAGTGATTCGGGATTTTCACTTGTTTGCATTGGAAGATGACGACCGCAAAAATACCATTGATGTGGCAGCGATTCATAATGACGAAGGTTATCGGCGGGTACGAGAAATGTTATCCCTGCAATATAATCTGAGTCAGCAAGAGCCTGATATTCAAATTTACAAAGTGAATGTGCGCGGCGATCGTTCGTTAACATTGCAGCATGTATTGAACGACCGCCGTCCCTTGAATAATGACGTGAACGAAATGTTACGCCATGTGCATCAGTTGTGGGGCTATGATGTCGATTTGCACTCAGTAGAACCGAATGGGCGTACTGTGCGTAGCTTCCATTTGGTTGGCGAGCATTATTAA
- a CDS encoding response regulator transcription factor has translation MNYEPTVFIVDDDPAVRDSLRWLLESMRLKVATFGSAEDFLKFYTMHMIGCLILDVRMPGMSGLQLQQFLTKQKYALPILFITGHGDIPMAVRAMQAGAMYFLEKPFEDQVLLDYVHEALTLDVENQQSRIRLTMIQARIANLTEREREVMELVIDNHSNKEIATKLGVSIKTVEFHRSHMMDKMHATSLIELVNMAREATDNEKV, from the coding sequence ATGAATTATGAACCTACCGTATTTATCGTTGATGATGACCCCGCCGTGCGTGATTCCCTACGCTGGTTGTTGGAGTCAATGCGTTTAAAAGTGGCGACATTCGGTTCAGCCGAAGATTTTCTTAAGTTTTATACCATGCACATGATCGGCTGTCTGATTTTAGATGTGCGGATGCCGGGCATGAGCGGTTTACAATTACAACAGTTTTTGACCAAACAGAAATACGCGCTGCCGATTTTATTTATTACCGGTCATGGCGACATTCCGATGGCAGTACGTGCCATGCAAGCCGGAGCAATGTATTTCTTGGAAAAACCGTTTGAAGACCAAGTGTTGCTGGATTATGTGCATGAAGCCTTAACACTGGATGTTGAAAATCAGCAATCCCGCATTCGTTTAACCATGATCCAAGCACGCATTGCCAATCTAACCGAACGTGAACGCGAAGTCATGGAACTGGTCATCGACAACCATTCCAACAAAGAAATTGCTACCAAACTGGGGGTTAGCATTAAAACAGTCGAATTTCACCGCAGCCACATGATGGATAAAATGCACGCCACGTCACTGATTGAATTGGTGAACATGGCGCGGGAAGCAACGGATAACGAAAAAGTTTAA
- a CDS encoding CheR family methyltransferase has product MTTDIDSEQVDKKEDDNRTIIVGIGASAGGLEALRALVPNLPIDERVVYILAQHLDPKHSSMMVPILARETKLPIAELQHNQPIQTGMFYIIPPAMDAFYANGRFHLEKATGIGPKPSVDRLFASLAENHGRHTVGIILSGTGTDGTHGIRAIKAEGGITIAQLESTARFDSMPHSAIGTGHVDLALPPEDIAQQIHDMLAQPDISFLFASKPEPSEDEIQEILRMLLDQTGTDFRDYKRNTLLRRIERRMTVHKCKQLSEYAAYLKQKPEELYELHNDILISVTSFFRDTDAYQALRRVVEDIVPEGGHEIRVWVAGCATGEEAYSIAIMLSEYLGNRIARYKIQIFGTDLYDGVLTIARQARYSKASVAGIDQRILDKYFIQKDGEYQLTQTIRNMVLFARHDLVRDPPFSHLNLVSCRNVLIYFNQTLQRNVLESFHYGLEPDGIMFLGKSETIGGSDRLFITVDRKSRIYRRRSDIKGHLPYLLQNRSLREQRNQQYSNNLRDKPRAKLQDSIDKLLVNIYQPACIMLDDRQEIVYVRGNVDPYLGFGEGRAALGVLDLIRTELRQDLRGLIYKARRADETITSRRINFTLNGELVRLVMRIRHFPAGKMTETEVSLVIFEVLPPNDHPIALEQEAISVSDALRIKELEEELREVRESLQTTIEELETSNEELQSTYEEAQSTNEELYTSSEELQTSNEELQSTNEELRTVNQEVSVKSSELEAANLQLKNTNELLLHEIEERKWAEARLEIERAKLDTIFQSQPNWINICALDGTIQEVNPAGPMIMEAKNPEQLIGHSLKDFVFPEYQADVDTCITQISQTGEFHARELKVKTFKGNVRWLEIRPVLIHLDNDELRIMSIIVDHTDRMIAQQLLADRQQELAHIMRLNTLGEMASGIAHELNQPLSAIANYIRGCELRMKSDECSMKDIADVMQLVGTQVRRAGEILRYAKDFTRKDQDVEWHEHNINQIIEETLHLLDTTEQFKQVKLSKTLYPNLRLVNVNKIQIEQVLVNMILNALDAMEEFSPETIGKLHILSEPVGTYAVRVTVIDEGTGLPEDFASKIFRPFYTSKKSGMGMGLPISSSIIEAHGGKLEATNNATKGATFSFTLPLTGTNRK; this is encoded by the coding sequence ATGACTACCGATATTGATAGCGAACAAGTCGATAAAAAAGAAGATGACAATCGCACCATTATCGTTGGTATTGGCGCATCAGCAGGCGGCTTAGAGGCATTAAGAGCCTTAGTTCCCAACCTCCCTATTGATGAACGTGTCGTTTACATTTTGGCACAACACCTAGATCCCAAGCACAGCAGCATGATGGTGCCCATTCTGGCACGCGAAACCAAATTGCCGATTGCGGAGTTACAACACAATCAACCCATCCAAACCGGAATGTTCTACATTATTCCGCCAGCGATGGATGCTTTTTATGCCAATGGACGGTTTCATTTGGAAAAAGCCACCGGCATTGGCCCCAAACCTTCCGTTGATCGCTTGTTTGCCTCATTAGCAGAAAATCATGGCAGACACACCGTAGGCATTATCCTTTCTGGTACGGGCACAGATGGCACACACGGTATCCGCGCCATCAAAGCCGAGGGCGGTATCACCATTGCGCAACTCGAATCCACCGCCCGTTTTGACAGTATGCCGCATTCCGCTATCGGTACGGGGCATGTTGATCTTGCCCTGCCCCCTGAAGATATTGCCCAACAAATTCACGACATGCTGGCGCAACCGGATATTTCATTTTTATTTGCCAGCAAACCTGAACCCAGTGAAGATGAGATTCAGGAAATATTGAGGATGTTACTCGATCAAACCGGCACGGATTTTCGCGATTACAAACGCAATACCTTGCTGCGCCGTATCGAACGCCGCATGACGGTACACAAATGCAAGCAACTGAGTGAATACGCTGCTTATTTGAAGCAAAAACCCGAAGAATTGTATGAGTTACACAATGATATTCTGATTTCAGTCACGAGCTTTTTTCGGGATACGGACGCTTATCAAGCCCTGCGGCGCGTAGTAGAAGATATTGTCCCTGAAGGTGGACACGAAATTCGGGTATGGGTGGCAGGTTGTGCCACGGGTGAAGAGGCTTATTCCATCGCAATTATGTTGTCTGAATACCTCGGCAACCGCATTGCGCGTTATAAAATACAAATTTTTGGTACTGATTTGTATGATGGTGTTTTGACCATTGCGCGGCAGGCACGGTATTCCAAAGCTTCAGTCGCGGGAATTGATCAACGCATTCTCGATAAATACTTCATCCAAAAAGACGGCGAATACCAACTGACGCAAACCATCCGTAATATGGTATTGTTTGCGCGTCATGATTTAGTTCGCGACCCGCCCTTTTCACACTTGAACTTGGTTTCATGCCGCAATGTATTGATTTACTTTAATCAGACCTTGCAACGCAATGTATTAGAATCTTTCCATTACGGTTTAGAACCGGATGGCATTATGTTTCTCGGTAAATCGGAAACCATTGGCGGCAGTGATCGTTTATTTATTACGGTGGATCGTAAATCGCGTATTTACCGCCGTCGTAGCGATATTAAAGGACACTTGCCTTATTTATTGCAAAATCGCTCACTCCGCGAACAACGCAACCAACAATACAGCAATAATCTTCGCGACAAACCCCGTGCTAAATTACAAGATTCCATCGACAAGCTATTGGTTAATATTTACCAACCCGCCTGCATTATGTTGGATGACCGTCAAGAAATTGTGTATGTGCGCGGCAATGTTGACCCCTACCTTGGTTTTGGGGAAGGTCGTGCAGCGTTAGGTGTGCTCGATTTAATTCGCACTGAATTACGCCAAGACTTACGTGGATTAATTTACAAAGCACGGCGTGCTGATGAAACGATTACCAGTCGCCGCATTAATTTCACCCTCAATGGTGAACTGGTGCGCTTGGTGATGCGTATCCGTCACTTTCCAGCGGGTAAAATGACTGAAACAGAAGTTAGCCTCGTTATTTTTGAAGTCTTGCCCCCGAACGATCACCCCATCGCGTTAGAACAAGAAGCTATTAGCGTCAGCGATGCTTTGCGTATCAAAGAGTTAGAAGAAGAATTGCGTGAAGTTCGTGAAAGTTTGCAAACCACAATCGAAGAATTAGAAACGTCCAACGAAGAGCTGCAATCTACTTACGAAGAAGCCCAATCCACTAACGAAGAACTCTACACCTCTAGCGAAGAATTGCAGACATCTAATGAAGAATTGCAATCCACCAATGAAGAATTACGCACGGTTAACCAAGAAGTTAGCGTCAAAAGTAGCGAGTTAGAAGCGGCTAATTTACAACTGAAAAATACCAACGAATTGTTGCTCCACGAAATTGAAGAACGCAAGTGGGCGGAAGCTCGTCTGGAAATCGAACGCGCTAAGCTGGATACCATTTTCCAAAGCCAACCGAACTGGATTAATATCTGCGCATTGGATGGCACGATTCAAGAGGTGAATCCCGCAGGACCAATGATTATGGAGGCAAAAAATCCAGAGCAGTTGATTGGACACTCGCTCAAAGATTTTGTGTTTCCTGAATACCAAGCCGATGTCGATACGTGTATCACTCAGATTAGCCAGACAGGTGAGTTTCATGCACGCGAACTTAAAGTCAAAACCTTTAAAGGCAATGTTCGCTGGCTGGAAATACGTCCGGTATTGATTCATCTGGACAATGATGAATTGCGCATTATGTCAATAATTGTTGACCACACTGACCGCATGATTGCTCAACAATTGCTGGCAGACCGCCAACAAGAACTTGCACACATTATGCGTTTAAATACCTTGGGTGAAATGGCATCGGGCATTGCGCATGAACTCAATCAGCCATTGTCCGCGATTGCCAATTATATTCGTGGCTGTGAATTACGCATGAAAAGCGACGAATGCAGCATGAAAGATATTGCGGATGTGATGCAATTGGTCGGTACTCAAGTGCGGCGAGCAGGCGAAATTTTACGTTATGCCAAAGACTTTACCCGCAAAGATCAGGATGTCGAATGGCACGAGCATAATATTAACCAGATTATTGAGGAAACTTTGCACCTACTGGATACAACGGAACAATTTAAACAAGTTAAATTAAGCAAAACGCTTTATCCCAACTTACGGTTGGTGAATGTTAATAAAATCCAGATTGAACAAGTATTGGTGAATATGATTCTAAATGCATTGGATGCAATGGAAGAATTTTCACCTGAAACCATCGGCAAACTGCATATTCTCAGCGAACCTGTCGGCACATACGCAGTACGAGTGACGGTGATTGATGAAGGCACGGGCCTGCCTGAAGATTTTGCCAGTAAGATTTTCCGACCCTTCTATACCAGCAAGAAAAGTGGAATGGGCATGGGATTACCAATCAGCAGTTCCATCATTGAGGCGCATGGTGGTAAGCTTGAGGCTACCAATAATGCTACCAAAGGCGCTACCTTTAGTTTCACTTTACCGTTGACAGGAACTAACCGTAAATGA
- a CDS encoding DUF4124 domain-containing protein → MVTTTAAAEMYKWTDKNGETHYTQTPPPPDAKGENIEDEIRLSTGKLGNTIPTAPSEAPKDDMEKARQEGEKSDQKHREFCAQQNDALQKMTANALIKWKDAQGERFLTAEEKTVKTKEIQGNIDSLCKPEMFNNTEKTTRQTEKAVDARLNSDASTTSESSQNPTPSSTNTNATGSGSNVTNQAATAMLPATD, encoded by the coding sequence ATGGTTACGACTACCGCAGCCGCTGAAATGTACAAATGGACCGACAAAAACGGCGAAACCCATTACACCCAAACCCCGCCGCCGCCTGATGCAAAAGGTGAGAACATTGAAGACGAAATTCGCCTGTCTACTGGCAAGTTAGGCAACACCATCCCCACTGCCCCAAGCGAAGCCCCGAAAGATGACATGGAAAAAGCTCGGCAGGAAGGTGAAAAAAGCGACCAAAAACACCGTGAATTTTGCGCACAACAAAACGATGCATTGCAAAAAATGACGGCGAATGCACTCATTAAATGGAAAGATGCCCAAGGCGAACGTTTCCTGACGGCTGAAGAAAAAACTGTCAAGACGAAGGAAATTCAAGGCAATATCGACAGCTTATGCAAACCAGAAATGTTCAATAATACAGAGAAAACGACGCGCCAAACCGAAAAAGCGGTTGATGCGCGGCTGAATAGTGATGCATCAACCACTTCCGAGAGCAGCCAAAATCCTACTCCATCAAGCACCAATACTAATGCAACCGGTTCGGGCAGCAACGTCACCAATCAAGCAGCTACCGCTATGCTACCGGCAACTGATTGA
- a CDS encoding efflux RND transporter periplasmic adaptor subunit produces the protein MKMLPKWLLIVGLSALSACGKVEQSANSEAVKPAVQSTLQTAKVNAVGTPELHYLDGHVEAVNESTISAQTSGVIEKLFYDVDDYVEPGKVIARIKSKNQQAGVEQAQASLDEAQARYTEAQADFARISEIYAKRLVPKADLDAAQAGLKAAEARLAAAKAQMTQAGEQLGYTSLIAPYGGIVIKRHVQLGEAVNPGTPVMTGISLDKMRVVVEVPQRLIAKVRQEKKAFVFQDGSNKSLAVDSLTFFPYADPKTNAFKVRIDLKAGVQDLFPGMFVKVAFVMGQQEGVVSVPESAVVVRSEVIGVYVLNADGKPALRQIRLGKKLDDDTISVLAGLAAGETIALDPVHAAISLKQQAAEVTHDE, from the coding sequence ATGAAAATGTTACCAAAGTGGTTACTGATCGTCGGATTGTCAGCATTGTCGGCTTGTGGAAAAGTTGAGCAATCGGCAAATTCAGAAGCAGTAAAACCGGCAGTGCAGTCAACTTTGCAAACTGCCAAGGTGAATGCGGTCGGTACGCCTGAATTACACTACCTTGATGGTCATGTAGAAGCCGTCAATGAAAGTACGATCTCCGCGCAAACCAGCGGGGTTATCGAAAAACTGTTTTACGATGTGGATGATTATGTAGAACCGGGTAAAGTAATTGCGCGGATAAAATCCAAAAATCAGCAAGCAGGCGTCGAACAGGCACAAGCTTCTCTGGATGAAGCGCAAGCACGTTACACCGAAGCGCAAGCAGACTTTGCACGTATCAGTGAAATTTACGCCAAACGCCTCGTGCCTAAAGCGGATTTGGATGCGGCTCAAGCTGGCTTGAAAGCGGCTGAAGCACGTTTGGCCGCCGCGAAAGCACAAATGACGCAAGCCGGTGAGCAGTTAGGTTATACCAGTTTAATTGCACCTTATGGCGGCATTGTGATCAAACGCCATGTGCAATTAGGTGAAGCGGTCAACCCCGGTACGCCGGTCATGACGGGTATTTCACTGGATAAAATGCGGGTAGTGGTCGAAGTGCCGCAGCGTTTGATCGCTAAAGTGCGTCAGGAAAAGAAAGCCTTTGTGTTTCAGGATGGCTCTAATAAATCATTAGCGGTTGATTCGCTGACATTTTTTCCTTATGCCGACCCCAAAACCAATGCATTTAAGGTCAGGATTGATTTGAAAGCAGGCGTGCAAGACTTATTCCCTGGCATGTTTGTCAAGGTAGCGTTTGTGATGGGGCAACAGGAAGGCGTGGTCAGCGTTCCTGAAAGCGCGGTCGTGGTACGCAGTGAGGTAATTGGGGTGTACGTCCTCAATGCTGACGGTAAACCCGCGTTGCGACAAATCCGTTTGGGTAAAAAATTGGATGACGATACCATCAGTGTGCTGGCGGGTTTAGCCGCAGGGGAAACCATTGCGCTTGACCCGGTGCACGCGGCGATTTCTCTAAAGCAACAAGCAGCCGAGGTAACGCACGATGAATGA
- a CDS encoding efflux RND transporter permease subunit, protein MNEPKLGISGAIAKKFLITEITPLLALVGLLLGLFAVMVTPREEDPQINVTFANVFIPFPGASAEQVESLVSTPAEQVLSEIEGLEHIYSTSMPGMSVLTVQYKVGQDRTDALVRLYNKVASNQDWLPQNLGVGTPLIKPKGIDDVPIVALTLWTEDDKRGAYELNQVAHAIESELKRVPGSRDIYTIGGPQQVVHVLLDAEKLAGHGISLADLRNALRASNSARDSASLVNNNEEIQVQAGTFLMDATEVGELMVGVFEGKPVFLSDVAEVKRTSDSPEAYVSFGTGAAAAHKGLPTGIHTPAVTIAVAKQPGTNAVDVANNVIDRFEKLRGTFVPEGVNVSVTRNYGETAQAKSEKLIHKLIIETIAVALLIWFALGWREALIVGAAVVITLAVTLFASWAYGFTLNRVSLFALIFSIGILVDDAIVVVENIHRHMQQGGKKLLEVIPLAVDEVGGPTILATFTVIAALLPMAFVSGLMGPYMSPIPINASMGMLVSLAVAYVVTPWMTGKMLAKVDFNHHQHDNNKLHGFFSRIMSPFLDDKKGGKRRVTLFAVITLLIVLSASLAVFKLVVLKMLPFDNKSEFQVILDMPEGTSLEQTSRVLNEMSEYLGKVDEVTDYQIYAGTAAPINFNGLVRQYYLREGANVGDIQVNLTDSHGRERQSHEIALDVRPPLQEIAKKYNANVKVVEVPPGPPVMSPIVAEVYGLDYPGQIGVAKQIRGVFEQTPDIVDIDDSVEAPQKRLVVQVDRSKAALLGVSQDTIASAIDTVLSGEDVVFLHGKGIKYAVPIRVEFPVALKDKMDSVLALRVRSQAGELVPMSELVSVQETTREHSIYHKDLLPVVYVTGDMAGTTDSPLYGMFEIFSGIKELSVYDNPVNQFFIAQPDDPYLYGMKWDGEWQVTYETFRDMGIAYAFGMVLIFLLIVAQFRSYMVPLVIMSPIPLTIIGVMPGHALLGVQFTATSMIGMIALAGIIVRNSILLVDFINEQVRGGMDLKAAVINSSAVRAKPIALTALAAMVGAFFIIDDPIFGGLAVSLIFGILVSTVLTLVLIPLMYFMYARNRLATIRAGAV, encoded by the coding sequence ATGAATGAGCCAAAGCTGGGTATATCCGGGGCAATTGCCAAAAAATTTCTCATCACCGAAATCACGCCGCTATTGGCGCTGGTGGGTTTGCTGTTAGGGCTGTTTGCCGTGATGGTGACGCCGCGTGAAGAAGATCCGCAGATTAATGTGACTTTTGCGAATGTGTTTATCCCGTTTCCGGGGGCAAGCGCTGAGCAGGTGGAAAGTTTGGTGAGTACGCCTGCCGAACAAGTATTGTCCGAAATTGAGGGGTTGGAACACATTTATTCTACCTCAATGCCGGGGATGTCTGTCCTAACCGTGCAATACAAAGTGGGGCAGGATCGTACCGATGCCTTGGTGCGTTTATACAATAAGGTTGCGTCTAATCAAGATTGGTTGCCGCAAAATTTGGGGGTGGGTACACCACTGATTAAACCCAAGGGCATTGACGATGTACCGATTGTGGCGCTGACCTTGTGGACAGAGGATGACAAGCGTGGTGCATACGAACTCAATCAAGTGGCGCACGCGATTGAATCAGAACTCAAGCGTGTTCCCGGTTCGCGTGATATTTATACCATCGGTGGGCCACAACAAGTGGTGCACGTGTTGTTAGATGCGGAAAAACTCGCGGGGCATGGCATTTCATTAGCCGATTTGCGTAATGCATTGCGGGCAAGTAATTCGGCACGCGATTCGGCTTCTCTCGTAAACAACAATGAGGAAATTCAGGTACAAGCGGGTACTTTCCTGATGGATGCGACGGAAGTTGGCGAGTTAATGGTTGGGGTATTCGAGGGCAAACCGGTATTCCTCAGTGATGTGGCGGAAGTGAAACGTACTTCGGATTCGCCGGAAGCGTATGTGAGCTTTGGCACGGGTGCAGCGGCGGCACACAAAGGCTTGCCCACTGGCATTCACACACCGGCGGTAACGATTGCGGTAGCCAAACAACCAGGGACAAACGCGGTGGATGTTGCGAATAATGTCATTGACCGTTTCGAGAAATTGCGCGGCACGTTTGTGCCAGAAGGCGTGAATGTTTCTGTGACGCGCAATTACGGTGAAACCGCGCAAGCCAAATCTGAAAAGCTGATTCACAAGCTGATTATTGAAACGATCGCGGTCGCGTTGCTGATTTGGTTTGCTTTAGGGTGGCGCGAAGCGTTGATTGTTGGGGCTGCGGTGGTGATTACGTTAGCAGTCACCTTGTTTGCGTCGTGGGCGTATGGGTTTACGCTGAACCGGGTGTCATTGTTTGCGTTGATTTTCTCTATCGGGATTCTGGTAGATGATGCGATTGTGGTGGTGGAAAACATTCACCGGCACATGCAGCAGGGTGGTAAAAAACTGTTGGAAGTTATTCCGTTGGCAGTCGATGAAGTCGGCGGCCCGACTATTTTAGCGACCTTTACGGTGATTGCGGCATTGCTGCCAATGGCGTTTGTATCGGGGCTAATGGGGCCTTATATGTCGCCGATCCCGATTAATGCCAGCATGGGGATGCTGGTTTCTTTAGCGGTAGCTTACGTGGTAACACCGTGGATGACGGGCAAAATGTTGGCGAAAGTCGATTTCAACCATCATCAACACGATAACAATAAGCTGCACGGGTTTTTCAGCCGGATTATGTCGCCATTTTTGGATGACAAAAAGGGCGGGAAGCGGCGGGTCACGTTGTTTGCGGTAATTACTTTGCTGATCGTATTGTCGGCTTCGCTGGCGGTATTCAAACTGGTTGTGCTGAAAATGCTGCCTTTCGACAATAAATCTGAATTCCAAGTGATTCTGGATATGCCGGAAGGTACGTCATTGGAGCAAACTTCGCGGGTTCTCAATGAAATGTCGGAATATCTGGGTAAAGTGGATGAAGTCACCGATTACCAGATTTACGCGGGGACGGCAGCACCGATCAATTTCAATGGCTTAGTACGTCAATACTATTTGCGCGAAGGGGCTAACGTTGGCGATATTCAAGTCAATCTGACCGATTCGCACGGGCGTGAACGCCAAAGCCACGAGATTGCCTTAGATGTGCGCCCGCCGTTGCAAGAAATTGCCAAGAAATACAACGCGAATGTGAAAGTGGTGGAAGTACCACCAGGGCCACCGGTGATGTCGCCGATTGTGGCAGAGGTGTACGGTCTGGATTATCCGGGGCAGATTGGTGTTGCTAAGCAAATTCGCGGTGTATTTGAGCAAACACCGGATATTGTCGATATTGATGACAGCGTAGAAGCACCGCAAAAACGCTTAGTGGTGCAAGTTGATCGCAGCAAAGCCGCGTTATTGGGGGTATCGCAAGATACGATTGCCTCGGCAATTGATACGGTATTGAGCGGCGAAGACGTGGTATTTTTGCACGGCAAGGGGATTAAATACGCCGTACCCATTCGCGTTGAATTCCCGGTAGCACTCAAAGATAAAATGGATTCGGTGCTGGCGTTGCGGGTGCGCAGCCAAGCCGGTGAGTTGGTGCCAATGTCTGAATTGGTGAGCGTACAGGAAACAACTCGCGAACATTCCATTTACCACAAAGACTTATTGCCGGTTGTTTACGTGACGGGTGATATGGCAGGTACTACCGATAGCCCGTTGTACGGTATGTTTGAAATCTTCAGTGGTATCAAAGAATTATCGGTATACGATAACCCTGTCAATCAATTCTTTATCGCCCAGCCCGATGACCCGTATTTATATGGCATGAAATGGGATGGCGAATGGCAAGTGACCTATGAAACTTTCCGCGATATGGGGATTGCTTACGCATTTGGGATGGTTCTGATCTTTCTATTGATCGTGGCGCAATTTAGATCCTACATGGTGCCGTTGGTCATTATGTCACCGATTCCGCTCACCATTATTGGGGTTATGCCGGGTCATGCCTTATTAGGGGTGCAATTTACCGCGACGTCCATGATCGGCATGATTGCACTGGCAGGGATCATTGTGCGCAATTCGATTTTGCTGGTGGATTTTATCAACGAGCAAGTGCGTGGTGGCATGGATTTGAAAGCAGCGGTTATCAATTCCAGTGCGGTGCGGGCAAAGCCAATTGCTTTAACGGCGTTGGCGGCAATGGTCGGGGCATTCTTTATTATTGATGACCCTATCTTTGGTGGTTTAGCGGTATCGCTGATCTTTGGGATCTTGGTTTCAACCGTGCTAACGCTGGTGTTAATTCCGCTGATGTATTTTATGTATGCACGAAATCGCCTTGCTACGATCAGAGCCGGGGCGGTCTAA
- a CDS encoding YfbM family protein, translating to MGVHLHLAAISDFNISRLMANPRLIWTIAFAEQVNAMQAEQPFPMPRHALEPETINLRETLGEYWHGIHYLMCGQVWSGEFPDAFLIDGGSYVGDVDLGYGPARAFESCEVKHIAQALQNKTPDSLARHFDANQMLDDDIYPQIWDGNDQALADCLNRFKAMQHFMSHVAENNLGLTVYLQATH from the coding sequence ATGGGTGTACATTTACATCTTGCTGCAATTTCTGATTTTAATATCAGTCGCCTGATGGCAAATCCAAGGCTCATCTGGACGATTGCATTTGCCGAGCAAGTCAATGCCATGCAAGCGGAACAGCCATTTCCGATGCCACGCCACGCACTCGAACCGGAAACCATTAACCTGCGGGAAACATTGGGTGAATACTGGCATGGGATTCATTACTTGATGTGTGGACAAGTGTGGAGCGGTGAATTTCCCGACGCATTTTTGATTGACGGCGGCAGCTATGTGGGTGATGTGGACTTAGGTTACGGCCCGGCACGCGCGTTTGAATCATGCGAAGTCAAACACATTGCTCAAGCGTTACAGAACAAAACGCCGGATTCATTAGCCCGGCATTTTGACGCCAACCAAATGTTGGATGATGACATTTACCCCCAAATTTGGGATGGCAACGACCAAGCCTTGGCTGACTGTTTGAACCGTTTCAAGGCCATGCAACACTTCATGAGCCATGTGGCTGAAAATAATCTGGGTTTAACCGTTTACCTGCAAGCAACGCATTGA